The Rhopalosiphum maidis isolate BTI-1 chromosome 1, ASM367621v3, whole genome shotgun sequence genome has a segment encoding these proteins:
- the LOC113561324 gene encoding uncharacterized protein LOC113561324: MMSARSPDSIVHRRSNTKQVHPVVGLKRVSFHEDVIEPGNGNLIQIRIGECGEREAPEGQEDPQLSETLSKSSVLKSKKQKFPSLYLNALNVDLKSQQVVLNQIKQEMMNKECSNVWNKHLDMGSNQLINIIKRDLLLKTKESIYKIYRMLSTGGSPLFVVITNIRFFVLTKNVYTKRLEVFYSSNFTSLDLIALGPCDQTAVFVSEKSKKCTLITAIDVQSALEMIGSLEYAYRCSGFYDPNNAFVVININHDDKLYESVKCQISIPKDEKIKYYTWLWYYKESESSNNLKSHLEEFLMVKKGSIWKPRFVRLSEDILYIFEHPDQKLPCESIPLRFGRCKRVKKICTDRPYSIEILLINYPIILAPADCSQEEKWFNALSYAVTGHKNLNIESKLPDGYCCLLTSSHIVLYNFPHTITDSMLLVNMDSLKFSPSPSHYYVIIEWSCYDATLEESCNDWVVHFSCKSSCDEFISWLCTLRPDLNTLELVEKKSIQRHLKNSITLQSSLI, encoded by the exons ATGATGTCGGCTCGCTCGCCAGATTCGATCGTCCACCGTCGGTCCAACACCAAACAGGTGCATCCGGTGGTTGGACTAAAAAGAGTATCTTTCCATGAAGACGTTATTGAGCCTGGGAATGGGAATCTCATTCAAATACGAATTGGAGAATGTGGTGAAAGAGAAGCGCCTGAAGGACAAGAAGATCCACAACTGAGTGAAACATTGTCCAAAAGttcagttttaaaatcaaaaaaacaaaaatttccaTCACTTTACTTGAATGCTTTAAACGTCGATCTCAAATCTCAACAAGtcgttttaaatcaaattaaacagGAAATGATGAATAAAGAATGTAGTAATGTTTGGAATAAACATTTAGATATGGGATCCAAccaattgattaatataattaaaagagatttattattaaaaaccaaagAATCTATTTATAAA atTTATAGAATGCTAAGCACTGGTGGATCTCCTCTATTTGtagttattacaaatattagattttttgttttaactaaaaatgtttacactaAACGGTTAGAAGTATTCTATAGTTCAAATTTTACAAGCCTAGATTTAATAGCCTTAGGCCCATGTGATCAAACTGCAGTCTTTGTTagcgaaaaatcaaaaaaatgtaccttAATAACAGCAATAGATGTTCAATCTGCATTAGAAATGATTGGTAGTCTTGAATATGCTTACAGATGTAGTGGATTTTATGACCCAAATAATGCGtttgttgttataaatatcaaccatgacgataaattatatgagtctgtaaaatgtcaaatttcAATACCTAAG gatgaaaaaataaaatattatacatggttGTGGTATTACAAAGAAAGCGaatcttcaaataatttaaaatctcatTTAGAAGAGtttttaatggttaaaaaaGGATCTATATGGAAACCAAGATTTGTGCGTTTaag tgaagatattttatacatatttgaacATCCAGATCAAAAGTTACCATGTGAATCAATACCTTTAAGATTTGGCCGATGTAAAagagtgaaaaaaatttgtactGATCGACCTTATTCTATAGAAATTTTGCTGATTAATTATCCAATAATTTTGGCACCTGCTGATTGTAGTCAAGAAGAAAAATGGTTTAATGCCTTAAGTTATGCTGTGACAGGT cataaaaatttaaatattgaatccaAATTACCTGATGGATACTGTTGTTTGTTGACCAGTAGTCATATAGTTTTGTACAATTTTCCTCACACAATTACAGACAGTATGTTATTAGTCAATAtggattcattaaaattttcgcCTTCCCCATCACACTACTATGTTAtaatt gAGTGGTCCTGTTACGATGCAACATTAGAAGAAAGCTGCAATGATTGGGTTGTGCATTTTTCTTGTAAATCTAGTTGCGATGAATTTATTTCATGGTTGTGTACTTTAAGACCAGATTTAAATACTTTGGAGTTAGTCGAAAAAAAGTCCATACAGCGACaccttaaaaatagtataacattACAAAGTTCactaatttaa
- the LOC113561267 gene encoding uncharacterized protein LOC113561267 yields MNASRSVAGSLASVLGFALMLIAVAVAESVPVAHDNVAALQTTKTAVPAEGRGHFKKMMLNPYMLIPQLIALGFTPIVLANLKMMVMSALMINNMALNAAIFMTIRNMVFGPRPKVKYVNHGYHEHQHHHNHRQEDGDRQHYHNERQSEQQPPSLKRHTPSEGTQKGTDQRRKRTDTAIAASLRRPAPPPPLLRHRV; encoded by the coding sequence ATGAACGCTTCGCGGTCGGTCGCGGGTTCGTTGGCGTCCGTTCTTGGGTTCGCGCTTATGCTCATCGCCGTGGCCGTGGCTGAGTCCGTTCCAGTCGCGCACGACAACGTAGCCGCACTGCAGACAACAAAGACCGCCGTGCCGGCCGAAGGTCGTGGACACTTCAAGAAGATGATGTTGAACCCGTACATGCTGATACCGCAGCTGATCGCACTGGGCTTCACGCCGATAGTTCTGGCCAACCTCAAAATGATGGTCATGTCAGCGCTAATGATCAACAACATGGCCCTGAACGCAGCCATTTTCATGACCATCCGCAACATGGTATTCGGCCCGCGGCCCAAGGTCAAGTACGTCAACCACGGTTATCACGAACACCAACATCATCATAATCATCGCCAAGAAGACGGCGATCGTCAGCACTACCACAATGAGAGACAGAGTGAGCAGCAGCCACCGTCACTGAAACGCCACACGCCGTCGGAAGGGACACAAAAGGGTACAGACCAACGCCGCAAGAGGACGGATACAGCCATCGCTGCTTCGTTGCGACGACCGGcgccaccaccaccactaCTGAGGCAcagggtttaa
- the LOC113549657 gene encoding uncharacterized protein LOC113549657 codes for MKQKKKKDEPPRPSSVTDEQQQQCNGTGEPRPKKSALKRTATSGGSKAAKSSKHKRHVQFNESLNVFFESDYVIVIRDDDCEFDEEDFDFWSQQPCSCGDESCFQPWLDDDDGRGIPPLDPYEEQPATLSPPDGYKDGCPRHVPPPSLDHLKYADDDLATRYGSDVMDSSSDTHIATPYNSNVNATSYFEDNQKNRHELSSLPRSCKDEQKQQQQQPPTNASALQLSKTNTVCDTNSSTGQQPRCIVETITMTTVTERQIVQETGPMDVTGVDGACKTEDAKVVTGATAVTPDEGYVMIKCGNNTVLYNNRNPNSAVRQLFPSTKFVCPPTRIKETDDARLLNKYLITEESLRAFDSRSMNGGLSGGGFKSEPHSDDDDDDTSNSLIRRTIERSTLRRNTTKKKNVGDSKEISLIEKIRRLTCDSDDDADDSAKKVPGPMQEQGTAYTVLVQCDSVTPSAAAVATPAYKKLTELLSSGSGGGGRYDQPLLPSAIQSTTDSDPTGKADGVDLCDGHSAVSSRAAVRSATGGKPFLSTLATACVTGNVHPVPGGSVAGGASQPSHCPQPDVVAGTQAPSSHRQEELVAFVQQDSGRLEKIRKRYMPLTTTATATEDEDDENDDYGFNRRPEVHGIRSGFSAQITIKNNPQPPQRPRSYYGDPALQTPPLDVQPDFVPRYPATAVAAVRSRIQGDTRAPPPYPAASQRSIIRVTHGQQQQTIRVPYQTVGPVQVHLLTTAAAAASTTTANVIGHPPQPQVQIRHPPNEYIVQHGHARIHHGQQFVIARGTQTAAISTTRYYQLPPPPPPNIQQQQQQLPQPQLPPHAFQPSDEHPATQFKQTSPTRGVATSGRLHMQQQQQQQEYVEHNLPSSVVSQTSKNPMLFYGMNV; via the exons ATGAAACAGAAGAAGAAGAAAGATGAACCGCCGCGGCCATCGTCTGTCACAGACGAACAACAACAGCAATGTAATGGTACAGGTGAGCCGAGACCTAAGAAATCGGCACTTAAACGCACAGCGACTAGCGGTGGCTCTAAGGCAGCCAAGTCCAGCAAGCATAAGCGGCACGTGCAGTTCAACGAAAGCTTGAACGTATTCTTTGAGTCGGACTACGTGATCGTCATCCGGGACGATGACTGCGAGTTCGACGAGGAGGACTTTGACTTTTGGTCACAGCAGCCATGCAGCTGTGGTGACGAATCGTGTTTTCAGCCGTGGCTTGACGATGACGATGGTCGGGGCATACCACCACTCGACCCGTACGAAGAACAGCCAGCCACGCTCAGTCCACCTGATGGATACAAGGACGGCTGTCCCAGACACGTACCACCGCCGTCTCTGGACCACTTGAAATATG cagATGATGATTTAGCTACAAGATATGGTTCGGATGTGATGGACAGTTCTAGCGATACGCATATCGCTACACCATATAATTCTAATGTCAACGCCACGTCTTATTTCGaggataatcaaaaaaatcgtCATGAACTTTCTTCCTTACCTCGGTCATgta AAGACGAACAAaagcagcagcaacaacagcCACCGACAAACGCATCTGCCCTTCAGCTGTCGAAAACTAACACAGTCTGTGATACAAATTCAAGTACAGGTCAGCAACCACGGTGCATCGTTGAAACAATAACCATGACGACAGTTACCGAGAGGCAGATCGTGCAAGAAACCGGGCCCATGGATGTTACCGGCGTTGATGGCGCCTGCAAAACCGAAGATGCAAAAGTCGTTACCGGTGCCACTGCTGTTACCCCGGATGAGGGGTATGTAATGATTAAATGTGGTAACAATACTGTGCTGTACAACAACCGAAACCCAAATTCCGCAGTACGGCAGTTGTTTCCGTCCACAAAGTTCGTGTGCCCACCAACTCGAATAAAGGAGACAGACGACGCGAGATTGTTGAACAAATATCTAATCACGGAAGAGTCACTCAGAGCGTTTGATAGTCGGTCAATGAACGGTGGCTTAAGTGGCGGAGGATTCAAAAGCGAACCGCACagcgacgacgatgacgatgatACGTCGAACAGTCTCATTAGGCGAACCATAGAACGGAGTACTTTAAGGCGGAATACCACGAAAAAAAAGAACGTCGGTGACTCCAAAGAAATATCTTTGATCGAGAAGATCAGGCGGCTGACGTGTGATAGCGATGATGATGCCGATGACTCGGCCAAGAAAGTACCGGGTCCCATGCAAGAACAGGGGACCGCTTACACTGTATTAGTGCAGTGTGATTCGGTGACGCCGTCAGCAGCAGCCGTCGCTACTCCGGCGTACAAGAAACTCACAGAATTATTGAGCAGTGGTAGTGGTGGTGGCGGCCGGTATGATCAACCCCTGCTACCATCAGCCATTCAATCGACGACTGATAGTGATCCGACTGGAAAAGCTGACGGAGTAGACCTGTGCGATGGTCACTCGGCTGTCAGTAGCAGAGCGGCTGTCCGGTCAGCAACTGGTGGCAAACCTTTCCTGTCTACGTTAGCGACTGCTTGCGTCACAGGCAACGTGCATCCGGTCCCCGGTGGATCGGTAGCAGGAGGCGCATCGCAACCATCGCATTGTCCGCAACCGGATGTGGTGGCCGGCACTCAAGCTCCCAGCTCGCACAGACAAGAAGAGCTTGTGGCGTTCGTGCAACAGGACTCAGGCCGTCTGGAGAAGATCCGCAAGCGGTATATGCCACTCACTACCACCGCGACCGCAACAGAGGACGAGGATGATGAGAACGACGATTACGGATTCAACCGGCGTCCGGAAGTGCATGGCATCCGGTCCGGGTTCTCTGCGCAGATCACCATCAAGAACAACCCGCAACCACCGCAACGTCCACGGTCTTATTATGGTGACCCAGCTCTTCAGACGCCGCCACTCGATGTTCAACCTGACTTTGTGCCCAGGTATCCAGCAACTGCAGTAGCGGCTGTCCGTTCTCGGATCCAGGGTGATACACGGGCCCCTCCACCATACCCGGCCGCGTCGCAACGATCTATCATTAGAGTGACTCATGGCCAACAACAGCAGACCATCCGAGTGCCATACCAGACGGTCGGACCGGTTCAGGTGCACCTGTTGACTACAGCAGCCGCGGCTGCGTCCACCACTACCGCCAATGTTATCGGTCACCCACCGCAGCCACAGGTTCAAATCCGACACCCCCCTAATGAGTATATCGTTCAACACGGCCATGCCAGAATACATCATGGCCAACAATTTGTTATCGCCCGTGGCACTCAGACGGCTGCGATATCGACCACTCGGTACTACCAGTTACCACCGCCTCCACCGCCCAACAttcagcagcagcagcaacagttACCACAACCGCAGTTACCACCACATGCTTTCCAACCATCTGACGAACATCCGGCGACACAATTCAAACAAACATCTCCCACCAGAGGAGTTGCAACTAGCGGTAGACTACACATGcaacagcagcaacaacaacaagaGTATGTCGAACATAATTTACCTTCATCGGTGGTCTCGCAGACTTCTAAAAACCCAATGCTTTTTTATGGTATGAATGTCTGA